In one Prosthecochloris aestuarii DSM 271 genomic region, the following are encoded:
- a CDS encoding LemA family protein, producing MRYSVSRLFVLLVLTVMSGMLSSCGYNAIQQNDESVNKAWGDLESQLQRRSDLIPNLVATVKGAADFEQETLTGVIEARAKASSVQLTPEMLSDPQAMQQFQSAQGELSGMLSRLMVVVERYPELKANQNFRDLQNQLEGTENRISVARQRYNGAVEVFNYSIRMFPNSMTNGMLLHLKPKEYFKADAASREVPAVNF from the coding sequence ATGAGATATTCTGTTTCCAGACTTTTTGTTCTGCTTGTGCTGACCGTTATGTCAGGTATGCTGAGCAGCTGCGGCTATAACGCTATACAGCAGAACGACGAATCGGTCAACAAGGCGTGGGGTGATCTCGAATCGCAGCTTCAGCGACGTTCAGACCTTATTCCCAACCTCGTCGCCACAGTCAAAGGTGCAGCGGATTTCGAGCAGGAGACGCTTACAGGTGTTATTGAAGCTCGCGCCAAGGCCTCTTCTGTGCAACTGACGCCTGAAATGCTCAGCGATCCACAGGCAATGCAGCAGTTTCAGAGCGCTCAGGGAGAACTGTCGGGCATGCTTTCCCGGCTTATGGTCGTTGTCGAACGCTACCCGGAACTCAAGGCCAACCAGAATTTCAGAGATCTCCAGAACCAGCTGGAAGGAACTGAAAATCGTATCAGCGTAGCCCGTCAGCGATACAATGGTGCTGTTGAGGTTTTCAACTATTCGATACGAATGTTTCCCAATTCAATGACCAACGGTATGTTGCTGCATCTCAAACCAAAAGAGTATTTCAAAGCCGATGCCGCGTCGCGAGAGGTTCCTGCGGTTAATTTCTGA
- a CDS encoding M16 family metallopeptidase translates to MSSVKDYSYTTIPEDSLHTRIYRLENGLTVYMSPYHNEPRIYTSIAVRAGSKNDPAETTGLAHYLEHMLFKGTDSIGSLDYEREHIELQKIIALYEEYRSTEDPDTRAEIYRQIDSTSNIAAQYAVPNEYDKLLNSIGARGTNAYTWVEQTVYLNDIPANQLDKWLSIESERFRNPVMRLFHTELETVYEEKNMTMDSDSRKIWEALYSGLFTRHTYGTQTTIGEAEHLKNPSIQNVIDYYRKWYVPNNMAICLAGDFDPDETIRMIDEKFSVLKPRELPVFNPPIEEELSQPVASHVYGPESEELVIGFRFDGADSRDADYLTLLDKILHNQTAGLIDLNLNQEQQVLEAGSMAILMKDYSTHILSAKPREGQSLDDVRNLLLEQLELVKKGEFPDWLPDAVINDLKIEELKTWESNRGRTEGFVDAFIWDMDWARYENRIERMSAITKEEIMAFAREHYKENYVVVYKHHGKDKESPKIAKPPITPLSVNRDSTSLFAKELLARKNTAIEPEFLDFDKDISRESITSDISLYSVPNRENDLFSLYYVFDIGTNHSRRLDMALDYLTYLGTSTATPAAFNRALYRIGASFSVYTADDHLYIKLSGLQENFTASIQLLESLLSDARPNDEALEKLKQGLLKERSDDKLSKRKILFEAMSSYAKYGPQSPFTNVLTNTELQQISSDELLSEISNLIRYEHRVLYYGPQEPKSLAKELQGLRHMQKELIPVPAETPFEEIAPEENLVYVVDYDMTQAEILMLSQDNRYSPEQIPLITLFNEYYGGGMSSVVFQELREAKALAYSVFSIYRIPKNKDEHHYIFSYIGTQADKLPEALSGLGELMEKLPESPELFASAKAGIQEKIRTERVKREKILFTREEACKLGIDYDIRKNIYDHVGNITFDDISQFHKERFNSKKRIMMVLGRMENLDMETLGRYGTVKTLTLDEIFGY, encoded by the coding sequence ATGAGTTCAGTGAAAGACTATTCCTATACGACGATTCCCGAAGATTCCCTTCATACAAGAATATACCGGCTTGAAAACGGCCTGACCGTCTATATGAGTCCCTACCACAATGAGCCGAGGATCTATACATCTATAGCGGTGAGAGCCGGCAGCAAAAATGATCCGGCTGAGACAACAGGACTGGCGCACTATCTTGAACACATGCTCTTCAAGGGCACTGACTCTATCGGCTCGCTGGACTATGAACGGGAACATATAGAACTGCAGAAGATTATCGCTCTCTATGAAGAGTACCGTTCCACCGAGGACCCCGATACACGGGCGGAGATCTATCGTCAGATCGACAGTACATCAAATATCGCAGCACAGTACGCCGTTCCCAATGAATATGACAAGTTGCTCAACTCGATCGGAGCCCGCGGCACGAATGCGTATACATGGGTGGAACAGACTGTCTATCTTAACGACATTCCTGCCAATCAGCTGGACAAGTGGCTCTCAATCGAATCTGAACGATTCCGTAATCCTGTCATGCGACTTTTTCATACCGAACTCGAGACGGTGTATGAGGAAAAGAACATGACCATGGACAGCGACAGCAGAAAAATATGGGAAGCCCTATACTCCGGCCTGTTTACCAGGCATACCTATGGAACACAGACTACCATCGGTGAAGCGGAACATCTGAAAAATCCGTCCATACAAAATGTCATCGACTACTACAGAAAATGGTATGTCCCCAACAATATGGCGATCTGTCTTGCGGGCGATTTCGATCCCGACGAGACCATACGCATGATTGACGAAAAATTTTCCGTCCTCAAACCCCGCGAACTGCCCGTATTCAACCCGCCGATCGAGGAAGAGCTCAGCCAGCCTGTTGCCTCGCATGTCTACGGGCCGGAATCTGAAGAGCTTGTCATCGGATTCCGCTTCGATGGCGCCGATAGCCGGGATGCCGATTACCTGACGCTTCTGGATAAAATCCTTCATAACCAGACGGCAGGTCTCATCGACCTGAACCTCAACCAGGAACAGCAGGTTCTGGAAGCAGGATCGATGGCCATTCTGATGAAAGATTATTCGACGCATATTCTGAGCGCCAAACCTCGTGAGGGCCAAAGTCTGGACGACGTCAGAAACCTGCTGCTGGAACAGCTGGAACTGGTTAAAAAGGGTGAATTTCCCGACTGGCTGCCCGATGCGGTCATCAACGATCTGAAAATAGAAGAACTCAAGACATGGGAGTCGAACCGTGGACGTACTGAAGGGTTTGTTGATGCGTTTATTTGGGATATGGACTGGGCTCGCTATGAGAACCGTATCGAAAGAATGTCGGCCATTACCAAGGAAGAGATCATGGCTTTTGCCCGGGAGCATTACAAAGAGAATTACGTTGTCGTCTACAAACACCATGGGAAAGACAAGGAAAGCCCGAAAATCGCCAAGCCGCCTATCACTCCTCTTTCGGTAAACCGTGACAGCACATCGCTCTTTGCAAAAGAGCTCCTGGCAAGAAAAAACACTGCTATCGAACCGGAGTTTCTGGATTTCGACAAGGATATCTCGCGCGAGTCAATCACCAGCGACATCTCTCTCTACTCGGTTCCCAACCGCGAAAACGATCTTTTTTCGCTCTACTATGTGTTCGATATCGGCACCAACCATAGCCGCCGGCTGGATATGGCGCTTGATTACCTTACCTATCTGGGAACATCGACCGCAACGCCTGCAGCATTCAACCGGGCGCTCTACCGGATCGGGGCCAGCTTCTCGGTCTATACAGCTGATGACCATCTGTATATCAAACTGTCGGGTCTTCAGGAGAACTTCACTGCATCGATACAACTGCTTGAATCGCTTCTTTCCGATGCCAGGCCTAATGATGAAGCCCTTGAGAAACTGAAACAGGGCTTGTTGAAAGAACGATCGGACGACAAACTCTCTAAACGTAAAATCCTGTTTGAGGCGATGAGCAGTTATGCTAAATATGGCCCGCAATCGCCATTTACGAACGTTCTGACCAACACTGAACTGCAGCAGATCTCATCTGATGAACTCCTGAGTGAAATCAGCAATCTGATCCGTTATGAACACCGGGTACTCTACTACGGGCCGCAAGAGCCGAAATCACTTGCAAAAGAGCTTCAAGGGCTTCGGCACATGCAGAAGGAGTTAATCCCGGTTCCTGCAGAAACCCCTTTTGAAGAAATCGCTCCGGAAGAGAATCTCGTGTATGTGGTCGATTACGACATGACACAGGCCGAAATCCTCATGCTCTCGCAGGACAACCGGTATAGCCCGGAACAGATTCCTCTGATCACCCTGTTCAATGAATATTACGGAGGCGGAATGTCCTCTGTGGTTTTTCAGGAGCTCAGGGAAGCCAAAGCTCTTGCCTATTCGGTCTTTTCGATCTACCGCATCCCTAAAAACAAGGATGAACATCACTATATTTTCAGCTATATCGGAACACAGGCAGACAAGCTCCCTGAAGCACTCTCCGGACTGGGCGAGCTTATGGAAAAGCTGCCGGAATCTCCGGAACTCTTTGCTTCGGCAAAAGCAGGAATTCAGGAGAAAATCCGCACTGAACGGGTCAAAAGAGAAAAAATTCTCTTTACCCGTGAAGAAGCCTGCAAGCTCGGCATCGATTATGATATCAGGAAAAATATCTATGACCATGTCGGAAATATCACCTTCGACGATATCTCACAGTTCCATAAAGAGCGATTCAACAGTAAAAAGAGGATCATGATGGTCCTTGGACGTATGGAAAACCTCGATATGGAGACGCTCGGCCGTTACGGTACCGTCAAAACGCTGACACTGGACGAGATCTTCGGCTACTGA
- a CDS encoding TPM domain-containing protein, whose product MSDPVSKFLKQHDRDAIGERVRLAEERTSGEIVVMVVASSHHYPLANIIGGVLAGLLAAVVTALLTGREHMWDFLGFFLLFFILFNELFRRVWFLKKLFVRPGDMDEEVEETAIASFYKKEVYNTRDHSGILLYISLFEHRVRVVADKGISAVVSQAEWDTIVQRIIQAIRTGKQAEAIMEAVDMCGDILSKHFPSKPDDTNELDNSVIIGH is encoded by the coding sequence ATGAGCGATCCTGTATCGAAATTTCTCAAGCAACATGACCGTGATGCTATCGGCGAGCGAGTCCGGCTGGCTGAAGAACGGACATCGGGAGAGATTGTTGTCATGGTTGTTGCTTCCAGCCACCACTATCCTTTAGCAAATATTATCGGAGGGGTTCTGGCTGGCCTTCTTGCCGCAGTCGTGACGGCCTTGCTTACCGGAAGAGAGCATATGTGGGATTTTCTCGGGTTTTTTCTGCTGTTTTTCATACTCTTCAATGAACTTTTCAGGCGGGTCTGGTTCCTGAAAAAGCTGTTCGTTAGGCCGGGAGACATGGATGAAGAGGTTGAAGAGACCGCTATTGCATCGTTTTACAAAAAAGAGGTTTACAATACCCGTGACCACAGTGGTATTTTGCTCTATATTTCGCTGTTCGAACACCGGGTACGGGTTGTGGCCGATAAGGGGATCAGTGCCGTTGTCAGTCAGGCGGAATGGGATACCATCGTTCAGCGCATTATTCAGGCAATACGAACCGGAAAGCAGGCGGAGGCAATCATGGAAGCGGTAGACATGTGCGGAGATATACTCTCAAAGCATTTTCCTTCAAAGCCGGATGACACCAACGAACTTGACAACTCCGTCATTATCGGTCATTAA
- a CDS encoding prohibitin family protein, which translates to MSSLLFLGIILLFIGFTTKTLNPGLLRFSSLFKIGGILAIILALLTASIRIIEPGKVGVKVLFGEVKENILASGLNIINPLIKVEMFDITTQTYTMSGTETELTQLSDAPIRVLSADGLEVTIDMTVLYRINPTKAPDIRREIGPGLSYIDKIVRPTARTRIRDNAVIYNAIDLYSTKREEFQTKIFESIELDFKNRGLILENLLVRNISLPSSVKAAIEAKINAEQDAQKMQFVLQKERQEAERKRVEATGISDYQQILTRSLTDRLLEYERIKALQNLVKSENAKVIIMGDTKGASVLIGK; encoded by the coding sequence ATGAGCTCTCTACTTTTTTTAGGCATCATCCTGCTGTTTATCGGTTTCACGACGAAGACCCTGAATCCAGGGCTCCTTCGATTTTCAAGCCTTTTCAAAATCGGCGGCATTCTTGCCATCATTCTGGCTCTTCTGACAGCAAGCATCAGAATTATCGAGCCGGGAAAGGTCGGTGTAAAAGTCCTTTTCGGTGAGGTTAAGGAGAACATTCTTGCAAGCGGATTGAATATTATCAATCCCCTGATCAAAGTCGAAATGTTTGACATCACGACACAGACCTATACGATGTCGGGGACTGAAACAGAGCTCACCCAGCTCAGCGACGCTCCGATCCGGGTACTCAGCGCCGATGGTCTCGAGGTCACCATCGATATGACGGTACTCTACAGGATCAACCCGACCAAAGCCCCTGACATCAGAAGAGAAATCGGGCCGGGCCTTTCCTATATTGACAAAATCGTCCGACCTACCGCCCGTACCCGCATCAGGGACAATGCTGTTATCTATAACGCGATCGATCTCTATTCAACAAAACGCGAGGAGTTCCAGACAAAAATCTTTGAAAGCATCGAACTGGACTTCAAAAACAGAGGCCTTATCCTGGAAAACCTTCTTGTTCGCAACATCTCGCTGCCTTCATCGGTCAAAGCGGCTATAGAAGCAAAAATCAACGCCGAACAGGATGCCCAGAAAATGCAGTTTGTTCTGCAGAAAGAGCGACAGGAAGCAGAACGAAAACGCGTAGAAGCAACGGGTATCTCCGACTATCAGCAGATCCTCACACGCTCTCTGACTGACAGACTGCTTGAATATGAAAGAATCAAAGCGCTGCAGAACCTCGTAAAATCAGAGAATGCAAAGGTGATCATCATGGGTGATACGAAAGGCGCCTCGGTCCTTATAGGAAAATAG
- a CDS encoding TPM domain-containing protein — protein sequence MQSIIQRLPALCVAILMLLMLPLPLSAQDIARLTGRVNDYADMISGDVEEQIDAKLQALEEEESTQIVVLTIPSLEGEVLEEYSMRVVEDWKVGQKKLDNGALLLVSRDDRKLRIEVGYGLEGKLTDLQSGRIIDNLIVPRFARGAIDEGFLVGIDAMIAAVKGEYIAADAPPSDDGSGSSILPLLIMLLFIIYFYRQVPRSGRGSGPIVFGGGPGGFSGGGGFSSGGFSGGGGSFGGGGSSGNW from the coding sequence ATGCAAAGTATCATACAGCGGCTTCCGGCTTTGTGTGTCGCCATACTGATGCTCCTCATGCTTCCGCTTCCGCTCTCGGCACAGGACATTGCCAGACTCACGGGGCGTGTCAACGACTACGCCGATATGATTTCAGGCGATGTCGAAGAGCAGATCGATGCAAAGCTTCAGGCTTTGGAAGAGGAAGAATCGACACAGATTGTCGTGCTGACCATTCCTTCACTTGAGGGTGAAGTTCTTGAAGAGTACTCCATGCGTGTTGTGGAGGACTGGAAAGTTGGCCAGAAAAAACTCGATAACGGAGCGTTGCTCCTGGTTTCTCGTGATGACCGCAAGCTCAGGATCGAAGTGGGTTATGGCCTTGAAGGGAAGCTCACCGATCTTCAGTCCGGCCGGATCATTGACAACCTTATCGTTCCCCGCTTCGCAAGGGGCGCTATAGATGAAGGTTTTCTTGTCGGTATCGATGCAATGATTGCTGCCGTCAAAGGAGAATATATCGCCGCAGATGCTCCCCCTTCAGATGACGGGTCAGGCAGTTCGATTCTGCCTCTGCTCATCATGCTGCTTTTCATCATCTACTTTTACCGTCAGGTGCCTCGCAGCGGCAGGGGTTCAGGACCGATCGTCTTCGGTGGCGGTCCCGGCGGCTTTTCCGGTGGCGGCGGCTTCAGCAGCGGTGGTTTCAGCGGTGGCGGCGGGAGTTTCGGAGGTGGTGGATCATCAGGCAACTGGTAA
- a CDS encoding RelA/SpoT family protein has product MLAQIEKDQYEKLHEVLRLARANLKNFDESLVQRAFFMCYRAHEGEKRASGEPFFYHPVEVAKIMLTELPLDGVSVAAALLHDVIEDSEYTYEDLVAELGSEVADIVEGLTKISGIMINREITQAEGFRKMLLSMVKDIRVILLKFCDRLHNMRTLGALPEHRRLKIALETRDIYAPLAHRFGLGKMKVELENLAFKYIDPEMFEMIQQKVRLSRGERIAYLDKMIVPIKDDLQKQGFNLEVQGRAKHLFSIYNKMRLKNKRFEDIHDLYGIRIVIDTERISDCFAAYGFITQKYPPLPQHFKDYISIPKHNGYQSLHSAILGPRGHVVEVQIRTRRMHEFAEFGVAAHWRYKEKVSRDDASVNTFLRWARELINDADSAASFMEGFKLNLYHDEIYLFTPKGDMKTLPAGATPIDFAYSIHTEIGNGCIGAKVNGKIVRLNSELRSGDRVEVITSRNQKPKADWLKFVVTHRAKLKIRSAINEERRLQIEKGRGMWEKMLSGTRKLLNDNDIIRQVRKYGIKTPADFFSALANHQIDPEKVIKSFAEEHRRAALDEGADAGSQFDTFAEQARKVPEDEPAGKGRDEVTIEGLPNIAYSYAKCCKPVPGDDIIGFVTKEGVVKIHRKNCVNVSNESLLKSERVVSVSWNRKVETEFLAGIKVIGEDRIGITNQITAVISKSDTNIRSISLHARDGMFIGTVMVYVRNISRLTALMDKIRKITGVFSVERLSN; this is encoded by the coding sequence ATGTTAGCACAGATCGAAAAAGATCAATATGAAAAACTTCACGAGGTTTTAAGGCTTGCTCGAGCAAACCTTAAAAATTTCGATGAATCTCTCGTTCAAAGAGCGTTCTTCATGTGTTACCGTGCGCATGAAGGTGAAAAACGTGCCTCGGGCGAGCCTTTTTTCTATCATCCTGTGGAAGTCGCCAAGATCATGCTGACGGAACTTCCCCTTGACGGCGTCTCAGTCGCCGCAGCGCTGCTGCATGATGTGATCGAAGATAGCGAATATACGTATGAGGACCTGGTTGCCGAACTCGGCTCTGAAGTTGCCGACATCGTTGAAGGATTGACCAAGATTTCAGGGATCATGATCAATCGTGAGATCACCCAGGCAGAAGGGTTTCGCAAGATGTTGCTTTCCATGGTCAAGGATATTCGGGTGATTCTCCTCAAATTCTGCGACAGGCTACATAACATGCGAACGCTTGGTGCGCTTCCTGAACATCGACGTCTCAAGATCGCTCTTGAAACAAGGGATATCTATGCCCCTCTCGCACACCGCTTCGGTCTGGGTAAAATGAAGGTTGAATTGGAAAACCTTGCCTTCAAGTACATCGATCCTGAAATGTTCGAGATGATCCAGCAGAAGGTCCGGCTCAGCAGGGGAGAGCGCATCGCCTATCTCGATAAAATGATCGTACCGATCAAGGATGATCTCCAGAAACAGGGCTTCAATCTTGAAGTTCAAGGGCGCGCCAAGCATCTTTTTTCTATCTACAACAAGATGCGTTTGAAAAACAAGCGCTTTGAGGATATCCATGATCTTTACGGTATACGCATCGTTATCGATACAGAGCGTATATCTGACTGTTTTGCAGCCTACGGGTTTATTACTCAGAAATATCCTCCTCTGCCTCAGCATTTCAAGGATTATATCTCCATTCCCAAGCACAATGGTTACCAGTCACTCCATTCGGCTATTCTCGGGCCCAGAGGGCACGTTGTCGAAGTGCAGATCCGCACGCGCAGAATGCATGAATTTGCCGAGTTTGGTGTCGCTGCGCACTGGCGATACAAGGAGAAGGTTTCCAGAGATGATGCATCGGTCAATACCTTCCTCCGCTGGGCCCGGGAGTTGATCAACGATGCCGATTCAGCAGCATCCTTTATGGAGGGATTCAAGCTCAATCTGTACCATGACGAGATCTATCTCTTTACTCCGAAGGGGGATATGAAAACCCTTCCTGCAGGTGCCACCCCGATCGATTTCGCCTATTCCATCCATACAGAGATCGGTAACGGCTGTATAGGAGCAAAGGTTAACGGCAAGATTGTCCGGCTCAATTCAGAACTTCGTTCAGGAGACCGGGTTGAAGTCATTACCTCGAGAAACCAGAAACCCAAAGCCGACTGGCTCAAATTCGTGGTGACCCATCGAGCCAAGCTCAAAATCCGTTCGGCAATCAACGAAGAACGGCGTCTTCAGATTGAAAAAGGGCGCGGCATGTGGGAGAAAATGCTCTCAGGAACCCGTAAGCTGCTCAACGATAACGACATTATCCGACAGGTCCGCAAGTACGGCATCAAAACCCCGGCTGACTTTTTCAGCGCTCTGGCCAACCACCAGATCGATCCGGAGAAGGTCATCAAGAGCTTTGCCGAAGAACACCGCCGTGCCGCTCTCGATGAAGGAGCTGATGCTGGAAGCCAATTCGATACCTTTGCCGAGCAGGCACGCAAAGTTCCTGAAGATGAGCCCGCCGGCAAGGGGCGTGACGAGGTTACTATAGAGGGGCTTCCCAATATCGCGTATTCCTACGCTAAATGCTGCAAGCCGGTGCCTGGAGACGATATTATCGGGTTTGTCACCAAAGAGGGGGTTGTCAAGATCCATCGCAAGAATTGCGTCAATGTCAGTAACGAGAGCCTTCTCAAAAGCGAGCGGGTTGTCAGTGTTTCATGGAACCGTAAAGTTGAAACCGAATTTCTGGCAGGGATCAAGGTGATCGGCGAGGACCGCATAGGCATAACCAATCAGATTACCGCGGTCATATCCAAATCTGATACCAATATCCGAAGCATTTCCCTCCACGCGCGCGACGGTATGTTTATCGGTACCGTTATGGTCTACGTGCGCAACATATCCCGCCTGACAGCCCTTATGGATAAAATCCGCAAGATCACCGGCGTTTTTTCCGTAGAACGACTCAGTAATTGA
- the uvrB gene encoding excinuclease ABC subunit UvrB, with translation MPDSSDRYRLESSYEPMGDQPGAIDALSAGVRDGEPCQTLLGVTGSGKTFTMSNVIARAGKPVLVISHNKTLAAQLYGELKQFFPHNAVEYFISYYDFYQPEAYIPSMDKYIAKDLRINEEIERLRLRATSALLSGRRDVIVVSSVSCIYGLGSPEDWMAQILELRTGMDMDREAFLQRLVDLHFVRDDMELSSGKFRVRGDVIDLVPAHEEDALRVEFYGSEIDRLQLFNPRTGEIIEEQEYACIYPARQFVADKARLEAAMLSIENELAGRLNTFRAEDRLVEARRLEERTRYDLEMIKELGYCSGIENYSSHLSGRKAGERPYCLLDYFQDDYMVVIDESHVSLPQIRGMYAGDRSRKTILVEHGFRLPSALDNRPLRFEEFEEVVPQMICVSATPGDYELTRSQGVVVEQLVRPTGLLDPEITVRPVSGQIDNLLEEIRQNTAKGFKTLVMTITKRMSEDLHDFLRKAGVRSRYLHSEIKSLERIQILRELRAGDVDVLVGVNLLREGLDLPEVALVAILDADKQGFLRDARSLMQIAGRAARNVEGRVVFYADRITPSMREVIDETDRRRKVQQQFNEEHGIVPRSIIKSVDQVLNTTSVADAEERFRRKRLGLQQKNERLLEGVIDTLSPEELSSMAEDLKCEMQEAAESMEYEKAAWLRDEISKIEHAAGGSAKQP, from the coding sequence ATGCCAGACAGCAGTGACCGATACAGACTTGAGAGCAGTTACGAACCGATGGGGGACCAGCCGGGGGCTATTGATGCGCTTTCGGCAGGCGTGCGTGACGGGGAGCCTTGTCAGACCCTTCTCGGGGTTACCGGTTCCGGAAAAACGTTCACCATGTCGAATGTGATTGCCAGAGCGGGCAAACCAGTGCTGGTGATCAGTCATAACAAAACGCTCGCCGCGCAGCTTTATGGAGAGTTGAAGCAGTTTTTTCCTCATAACGCGGTGGAGTACTTCATCAGTTATTACGATTTTTATCAGCCCGAAGCATATATCCCTTCAATGGACAAGTATATTGCCAAGGACCTGCGTATCAATGAGGAAATTGAGCGGCTGAGGCTCCGGGCGACCAGTGCACTCCTGTCAGGCCGACGGGATGTTATTGTGGTGAGTTCTGTGAGCTGTATTTACGGCCTGGGCTCGCCCGAAGACTGGATGGCGCAGATTCTCGAGCTGCGGACAGGTATGGATATGGATCGGGAGGCTTTTCTTCAGCGTTTGGTGGATCTGCATTTTGTCCGCGATGACATGGAGCTTTCGTCAGGAAAGTTTCGTGTACGCGGCGACGTCATCGATCTGGTCCCTGCCCATGAGGAGGATGCCCTGCGTGTGGAATTTTACGGCAGTGAAATCGACCGCTTGCAGCTCTTCAATCCCCGGACAGGAGAGATCATAGAGGAGCAGGAGTATGCCTGTATCTATCCCGCTCGTCAGTTTGTTGCCGATAAAGCACGGCTTGAGGCTGCAATGCTTTCCATTGAGAATGAACTTGCCGGTCGGCTCAACACCTTTCGTGCAGAAGACCGTCTTGTTGAAGCTCGCAGGCTCGAGGAGCGGACCCGTTACGATCTTGAAATGATAAAAGAGCTTGGTTACTGTTCCGGGATCGAAAACTACTCGAGCCACCTGTCGGGGCGTAAGGCGGGCGAGAGACCATACTGCCTGCTTGATTATTTTCAGGATGATTATATGGTCGTTATCGATGAGTCGCATGTAAGTCTCCCCCAGATACGGGGAATGTATGCCGGGGACCGCTCGCGAAAAACAATTCTGGTTGAGCACGGTTTTCGCCTTCCTTCAGCTCTCGATAACCGTCCTTTGCGATTCGAGGAGTTTGAAGAGGTCGTTCCCCAGATGATCTGTGTGAGTGCAACGCCCGGCGATTACGAACTCACTCGTTCACAAGGGGTGGTTGTAGAGCAGCTGGTCAGACCTACCGGACTGCTCGATCCCGAGATAACCGTTCGTCCGGTCAGCGGTCAGATCGATAATCTTCTTGAGGAGATCCGTCAGAACACCGCTAAAGGGTTTAAAACTCTTGTTATGACGATTACCAAGCGGATGAGCGAGGATCTGCATGACTTTCTTCGTAAGGCCGGCGTTCGTTCACGCTACCTGCATTCGGAGATCAAGAGTCTTGAACGCATTCAGATTCTGCGGGAACTTCGCGCCGGCGATGTTGATGTTCTGGTCGGGGTTAACCTGCTCAGGGAGGGGCTTGATCTTCCCGAGGTAGCCCTTGTAGCGATTCTTGATGCCGATAAACAGGGCTTTCTGCGTGATGCCCGTTCTCTTATGCAGATTGCCGGAAGAGCGGCAAGGAATGTTGAGGGACGAGTTGTATTTTACGCAGACAGGATCACTCCGTCAATGCGTGAGGTGATCGATGAAACCGACCGGCGCAGAAAAGTGCAGCAGCAGTTCAATGAAGAGCATGGCATCGTTCCCCGTTCGATCATCAAGTCTGTTGATCAGGTACTCAATACAACCAGCGTTGCCGATGCCGAAGAGCGTTTCCGGCGCAAGAGGCTTGGCCTTCAACAGAAAAACGAGCGTCTGCTCGAGGGCGTTATCGATACCTTGAGCCCTGAAGAGCTCTCTTCCATGGCAGAAGATCTGAAATGTGAAATGCAGGAGGCAGCAGAGAGCATGGAGTATGAAAAAGCAGCGTGGTTGCGTGACGAGATTTCCAAAATCGAGCATGCTGCCGGCGGTAGCGCAAAACAACCCTGA